In Massilia antarctica, the following are encoded in one genomic region:
- the mraY gene encoding phospho-N-acetylmuramoyl-pentapeptide-transferase encodes MLLWLAQMFQDELGPLRIFNFITFRAVFATITAVLIGLVAGPAVIRKLTALKVGQAVRQDGPQTHLKKHGTPTMGGVLILIAIGVSTLLWCDLSNRLVWPVLVVTLGFGAIGWADDYRKVVYQDPEGMRSGEKYFWMSLIGIAASLYLAFSVSAPTPGKVWDLFYAWVQSGFSLDLPPKADLIVPFVKTISYPLGVWGFIALTYCVIVGTSNAVNFTDGLDGLAIMPTVMVGSALGLFAYLTGSATYSKYLFIPHIPGAGELLIFCGAMAGAGLAFLWYNAHPAQMFMGDVGALALGGALGTIAVIVRQEIVLFIMGGVFVAETVSVIIQVSWFKYTKKRYGTGRRVFLMAPLHHHFEQKGWNETQVVVRFWIITMMLVLVGLSTLKLR; translated from the coding sequence ATGCTGCTCTGGCTCGCACAAATGTTCCAGGATGAACTCGGTCCTCTGCGAATCTTCAATTTCATTACCTTCCGCGCGGTGTTCGCCACCATCACGGCGGTGCTGATCGGCCTCGTCGCCGGTCCCGCCGTGATCCGCAAACTCACCGCGCTCAAGGTCGGCCAGGCCGTGCGCCAGGACGGCCCGCAGACGCACCTGAAAAAACACGGCACCCCGACCATGGGCGGTGTGCTGATCCTGATCGCCATCGGCGTCTCGACCCTGCTGTGGTGCGACCTGTCGAACCGCCTGGTGTGGCCGGTGCTGGTGGTCACCCTCGGTTTCGGGGCCATCGGCTGGGCCGACGACTACCGCAAGGTGGTGTACCAGGACCCGGAAGGCATGCGCTCGGGCGAAAAATACTTCTGGATGTCCCTGATCGGCATCGCCGCATCGCTGTACCTGGCGTTCTCGGTATCGGCGCCCACCCCGGGCAAGGTATGGGACCTGTTCTATGCGTGGGTGCAGTCGGGCTTTTCGCTCGACCTGCCGCCCAAGGCCGACCTGATCGTTCCGTTCGTGAAAACCATCAGCTATCCGCTCGGCGTATGGGGCTTCATCGCGCTGACCTACTGCGTCATCGTCGGCACCAGCAATGCGGTCAACTTCACCGACGGCCTCGATGGCCTGGCCATCATGCCGACCGTGATGGTCGGCTCGGCCCTGGGCCTGTTCGCCTACCTGACCGGCAGCGCCACCTACTCGAAATACCTGTTCATCCCGCACATTCCGGGCGCGGGCGAACTGCTGATTTTCTGCGGCGCGATGGCCGGCGCGGGCCTTGCCTTCCTCTGGTATAACGCGCATCCGGCCCAGATGTTCATGGGCGACGTCGGCGCGCTGGCGCTGGGCGGCGCGCTCGGCACCATCGCCGTCATCGTGCGCCAGGAGATCGTCCTGTTCATCATGGGCGGCGTGTTCGTGGCCGAAACGGTCTCGGTGATCATCCAGGTCAGCTGGTTCAAGTACACCAAGAAGCGTTACGGCACCGGGCGCCGCGTGTTCCTGATGGCGCCCCTGCACCACCATTTCGAACAAAAAGGCTGGAACGAGACCCAGGTCGTCGTGCGTTTCTGGATCATCACGATGATGCTGGTGCTGGTCGGCCTCTCTACCCTGAAGCTGCGCTGA
- the murD gene encoding UDP-N-acetylmuramoyl-L-alanine--D-glutamate ligase has translation MNHLEQYAGKHALVLGLGESGLAMAQWLARCGARVRVADTREAPQRLQALRDVLPGAEFIGGELTEALLDTIDFVAVSPGLAPARELAAIVPAAGTRAIPVWGEIELFAQALAALREERGYAPKVIAITGTNGKTTVTSLTGLLCQRAGLSTRVAGNISPAALDVLREVLDQEVLDQTALPQAWILELSSFQLHSTFSLRADAATVLNLTQDHLDWHGDMAAYGADKERIFGPSTVRVLNRDDPLVARMAAPGADVRTFGTGEPKKADSFGLHNERGVLWLTVAVAGEESEKKRKKNEPLEVVPCTISRLMPADALRIRGLHNATNALAALALCRAIGLPFAPLLHGLRDYQGEPHRVELVAAIDTIDYYDDSKGTNVGATVAALVGLGKAFGGESQKIVLIAGGDGKGQEFEPLAEPCSRYVRAAVLIGRDAPLLRAAIEPSGVELIDCATLPEAVRRASALAQAGDCVLLSPACASFDMFTGYAHRAQVFVDAVRELALDKGQDI, from the coding sequence ATGAACCACCTCGAACAATACGCCGGCAAGCACGCCCTGGTCCTCGGGCTGGGCGAATCCGGCCTGGCGATGGCGCAGTGGCTGGCGCGCTGCGGCGCGCGCGTGCGCGTGGCCGACACGCGCGAGGCCCCGCAACGCCTGCAAGCGTTGCGCGATGTGCTGCCGGGCGCCGAATTCATCGGCGGCGAACTCACCGAAGCGCTGCTCGACACCATCGACTTCGTGGCCGTCAGCCCGGGCCTGGCGCCCGCGCGCGAACTGGCCGCCATCGTGCCGGCCGCCGGGACGCGCGCCATTCCGGTGTGGGGCGAGATCGAACTATTCGCCCAGGCCCTGGCCGCGCTCAGGGAAGAACGGGGCTACGCGCCGAAAGTCATCGCCATTACCGGCACCAACGGCAAGACCACCGTCACCAGCCTGACCGGTTTGCTGTGCCAGCGCGCCGGCCTGTCGACCCGCGTGGCCGGCAATATCAGCCCGGCGGCGCTGGACGTGCTGCGCGAAGTGCTGGACCAGGAAGTGCTCGATCAGACCGCGCTGCCGCAAGCCTGGATCCTGGAGCTGTCCAGCTTCCAGCTGCATTCGACGTTCAGCCTGCGCGCCGATGCCGCCACGGTACTCAACCTCACCCAGGATCACCTGGACTGGCACGGCGACATGGCCGCCTACGGCGCTGACAAGGAACGCATCTTCGGACCATCGACGGTGCGCGTGCTCAATCGCGACGACCCGCTTGTCGCGCGCATGGCCGCGCCGGGCGCCGACGTGCGCACCTTCGGCACCGGCGAACCGAAAAAAGCCGACAGCTTCGGCCTGCACAACGAACGCGGCGTGCTGTGGCTGACCGTGGCCGTGGCCGGGGAAGAGAGCGAGAAGAAGCGCAAGAAAAATGAACCGCTTGAGGTGGTGCCGTGCACGATCAGCCGCCTGATGCCGGCCGACGCGCTGCGCATTCGCGGCTTGCACAACGCCACCAACGCGCTGGCCGCGCTGGCCCTGTGCCGCGCCATCGGCCTGCCGTTCGCGCCGCTGCTGCACGGCCTGCGCGACTACCAGGGCGAACCGCACCGGGTCGAACTGGTGGCCGCCATCGACACAATCGATTACTACGACGACAGCAAGGGTACCAACGTGGGCGCCACCGTGGCCGCCTTGGTCGGCTTGGGCAAGGCCTTCGGCGGCGAATCGCAGAAAATCGTGCTCATCGCCGGCGGCGACGGCAAGGGCCAGGAGTTCGAGCCGCTGGCCGAACCGTGCTCGCGCTATGTGCGCGCGGCGGTGCTGATCGGGCGCGATGCGCCGCTGCTGCGCGCCGCCATCGAGCCGTCCGGCGTCGAGTTGATCGATTGCGCGACCCTGCCTGAAGCGGTACGGCGCGCCAGCGCGCTGGCGCAGGCCGGCGATTGCGTGCTGCTCTCGCCTGCCTGCGCCAGCTTCGATATGTTTACCGGTTACGCGCATCGCGCCCAGGTGTTCGTCGACGCCGTGCGCGAACTGGCGCTCGACAAAGGACAGGACATCTGA
- the ftsW gene encoding putative lipid II flippase FtsW yields the protein MAFQFPFSFAGSASDTLSGDRTRPSKMMEYDQLLVWVTVLLMLFGMVMVYSASIALPDSPKYANYKTTYFLQRQAIFIMVSMLAGFFVFRIPVATWQRYASALFVASLALLALVLVKHVGFSVNGAQRWLDLKLFKLQPSEVMKIAAVLYAADYTVRKQEYMHKLTKGFLPMAGAIGLVGLLLLLEPDLGAFGVIVCIAMGILFLGGINAVWFGGIGALLVAIFTAIIVFSPFRRARMFAYLDPWKEGNALDKAYQLTHSLIAFGRGEWFGVGLGASVEKLHYLPEAHTDFLMAVIGEELGLAGVLVVIAMFYWLVKRAFDIGRQAIAIDQTFAGLVAKGIGIWIGVQTFINMGVNLGLLPTKGLTLPLMSYGGSGVLINCVGLAILLRIDYENRVLMRGGRP from the coding sequence ATGGCCTTCCAGTTTCCATTCTCCTTCGCCGGCTCGGCTTCGGACACTTTGTCCGGGGACCGCACACGCCCGTCGAAAATGATGGAATACGACCAGCTGCTGGTCTGGGTCACCGTGCTGCTGATGCTGTTCGGGATGGTGATGGTGTACTCGGCCTCGATCGCGCTGCCCGATTCGCCCAAGTACGCGAACTACAAAACCACCTACTTTCTGCAACGCCAGGCGATTTTTATCATGGTCTCGATGCTGGCCGGGTTTTTCGTGTTCCGCATTCCGGTCGCCACCTGGCAGCGCTACGCCTCCGCCTTGTTTGTCGCCAGCCTGGCGCTGCTGGCACTGGTGCTGGTCAAGCACGTGGGCTTTTCGGTCAACGGCGCGCAGCGCTGGCTGGACCTGAAACTGTTCAAGCTGCAGCCGTCGGAAGTGATGAAAATCGCGGCCGTGCTGTACGCCGCCGATTACACGGTGCGCAAGCAGGAATACATGCACAAGCTGACCAAGGGCTTCCTGCCGATGGCCGGTGCGATCGGCCTGGTGGGTCTGTTGCTGCTGCTCGAACCCGACCTGGGCGCGTTCGGCGTGATCGTCTGCATCGCCATGGGCATCCTGTTTTTGGGCGGGATCAACGCCGTCTGGTTCGGCGGCATCGGCGCGCTGCTGGTCGCCATTTTCACCGCTATCATCGTGTTTTCGCCATTCCGGCGCGCGCGCATGTTCGCCTACCTGGACCCGTGGAAAGAGGGCAATGCGCTCGACAAGGCCTACCAGCTGACGCACTCGCTGATCGCCTTCGGCCGTGGCGAATGGTTCGGCGTGGGCCTGGGCGCCAGCGTCGAAAAGCTGCATTACCTGCCCGAAGCGCACACCGACTTCCTGATGGCCGTCATCGGCGAGGAACTGGGCCTGGCCGGGGTATTGGTCGTCATCGCCATGTTCTACTGGCTGGTCAAGCGCGCCTTCGACATCGGACGCCAGGCCATCGCCATCGACCAGACCTTCGCCGGCCTGGTCGCCAAGGGCATCGGCATCTGGATCGGCGTGCAGACCTTTATTAACATGGGTGTGAACCTGGGCCTGCTGCCAACCAAGGGACTGACCTTGCCGTTGATGAGTTACGGCGGCTCGGGCGTGTTGATCAACTGCGTCGGGCTGGCGATTTTGCTGCGTATCGATTATGAGAACCGTGTGTTGATGAGGGGGGGACGGCCATGA
- the murG gene encoding undecaprenyldiphospho-muramoylpentapeptide beta-N-acetylglucosaminyltransferase, with protein sequence MKRLMIMAAGTGGHIFPGIAIAQTMRQRGWDVSWLGTSHGMEQDLVPRNGIAIDSIDFSGMRGKGLKHSVTGAFKMAASFVACRRFIKQRKPDVVLGMGGYVCVPGGMMARFAGVPLALVNADAALLLSNKTLAPLASKVMFGFPADFGSAAAKAIVTGNPVRKEILAMTPPPQRFDGRSGALRILVVGGSLGAKVLNDSVPAALALLPQDQRPHVTHQSGKKNIDALREAYARAGVTADVVDFIDDMAGAYAAADVVICRAGAITVSELTAAGVASVLVPFVASTTSHQRDNAQWMEKQKAAIHLPQTELSAQRVAQLLQGLGRDTCLAMALAALAVGKRNANEAIADVLEQLAGSTDRIETRT encoded by the coding sequence ATGAAGCGTTTGATGATCATGGCGGCCGGCACCGGCGGGCATATTTTCCCGGGGATCGCGATCGCGCAGACCATGCGCCAGCGTGGCTGGGACGTGAGCTGGCTCGGCACCTCGCACGGCATGGAGCAGGACCTCGTGCCCAGGAACGGCATCGCCATCGACAGCATCGATTTTTCCGGCATGCGCGGCAAGGGCTTGAAGCACAGCGTGACCGGCGCCTTCAAGATGGCGGCCAGTTTCGTGGCATGCCGCCGCTTCATCAAGCAGCGCAAGCCGGACGTGGTGCTCGGCATGGGCGGCTACGTCTGCGTCCCCGGCGGCATGATGGCGCGCTTTGCCGGCGTGCCGCTGGCGCTGGTCAATGCCGATGCCGCGCTGCTGTTGTCGAACAAGACGCTGGCGCCCCTGGCCAGCAAAGTGATGTTCGGCTTTCCCGCCGATTTCGGCAGCGCCGCCGCCAAGGCCATCGTCACCGGCAACCCGGTGCGCAAGGAAATCCTGGCCATGACGCCGCCGCCGCAGCGTTTCGACGGCCGCAGTGGCGCGCTGCGCATCCTGGTGGTCGGCGGCAGCCTGGGTGCCAAGGTCTTGAACGACAGCGTGCCGGCCGCGCTGGCGCTGCTGCCGCAAGATCAGCGCCCGCACGTGACTCACCAGTCGGGCAAGAAGAATATCGATGCGCTGCGCGAGGCGTATGCCAGGGCCGGCGTGACGGCCGACGTGGTCGACTTCATCGACGACATGGCCGGCGCCTACGCCGCGGCCGACGTGGTGATCTGCCGCGCCGGTGCGATCACCGTGTCGGAACTGACGGCGGCGGGGGTGGCCAGCGTGCTGGTGCCGTTCGTGGCCAGCACCACCAGCCACCAGCGCGACAACGCGCAGTGGATGGAAAAGCAGAAGGCGGCAATCCATTTGCCGCAAACGGAATTGAGCGCGCAGCGCGTGGCGCAGCTGCTGCAAGGGCTGGGCCGCGATACCTGCCTCGCCATGGCGTTGGCCGCGCTGGCGGTCGGCAAGCGCAACGCCAATGAAGCAATCGCGGATGTACTCGAACAACTGGCAGGATCGACAGACAGAATTGAAACAAGAACATGA
- the murC gene encoding UDP-N-acetylmuramate--L-alanine ligase, translating into MKHKIKNIHFVGIGGSGMSGIAEVLLNLGYSVSGSDLGSNAASQRLASLGAQVMLGHAADNILGADAVVTSTAVKDDNPEVVAARAAQIPIVPRAIMLGELMRLKRGIAIAGTHGKTTTTSLVASVLAQGGLDPTFVIGGRLNSAGANAKLGTGEYIVAEADESDASFLNLSPMIEVITNIDADHMETYEHDFEKLKQAFVHFTHRLPFYGRVMLCIDDQHVRDIIPFVTKPITTYGFSEAAQVRAVNASAIGLQMHFTVIQEGYPDTQFILNQPGMHNVQNACSAIAIAREIGIDDSATQQGLAEFHGVGRRFTRYGDVSIPGGGSFALVDDFGHHPVETEVTLAAARGAYPGRRIVLAFQPHRYSRTRDLFEDFVKVLGTPDVLLLSEVYAAGEAHVVAADGRALAHALRVGGKIEPIFVEAIADMPAAIMNVVRDGDVVITMGAGSISGIPNKLTTPVEA; encoded by the coding sequence ATGAAACATAAAATCAAGAACATTCACTTCGTCGGCATCGGCGGCAGCGGCATGAGCGGCATCGCCGAAGTGCTGCTGAACCTCGGCTACAGCGTGTCCGGCTCGGACCTGGGCAGCAACGCGGCCAGCCAGCGCCTGGCCAGCCTGGGCGCGCAGGTCATGCTCGGCCACGCCGCCGACAATATCCTCGGCGCCGACGCCGTGGTCACCTCGACCGCCGTCAAAGACGACAATCCGGAAGTGGTGGCGGCGCGCGCAGCGCAGATTCCCATTGTGCCGCGCGCGATTATGCTCGGTGAATTGATGCGCTTGAAGCGCGGCATCGCCATCGCCGGCACCCACGGCAAGACCACCACCACCAGCCTGGTGGCTTCGGTGCTGGCCCAGGGCGGGCTCGATCCGACCTTCGTCATCGGCGGCCGTCTCAATAGCGCCGGCGCCAACGCCAAGCTGGGGACCGGCGAATACATCGTGGCCGAAGCCGACGAATCGGACGCCTCGTTCCTGAACCTGTCGCCGATGATCGAAGTGATCACCAACATCGACGCCGATCACATGGAAACCTACGAGCACGATTTCGAAAAGCTCAAGCAGGCCTTCGTGCACTTCACCCATCGCCTGCCGTTCTACGGCCGTGTGATGCTGTGCATTGACGACCAGCATGTGCGCGACATCATTCCGTTCGTGACCAAGCCGATCACCACCTACGGCTTTTCCGAAGCGGCCCAGGTGCGCGCGGTCAATGCCAGCGCCATCGGCCTGCAGATGCATTTCACGGTAATCCAGGAAGGCTATCCGGATACACAGTTCATCCTCAACCAGCCCGGCATGCATAATGTGCAGAATGCCTGTTCGGCGATTGCCATCGCGCGCGAAATCGGCATCGACGACAGTGCGACCCAGCAGGGCCTGGCGGAGTTCCACGGCGTGGGGCGGCGCTTCACCCGCTACGGCGACGTCAGTATTCCGGGCGGCGGCAGCTTCGCGCTGGTGGACGATTTCGGCCACCACCCGGTCGAGACGGAAGTGACCCTGGCCGCCGCGCGCGGCGCCTACCCGGGCCGCCGCATCGTGCTGGCGTTCCAGCCGCACCGCTATTCGCGCACGCGCGACCTGTTCGAAGACTTCGTCAAGGTGCTGGGCACCCCGGACGTGCTGCTGTTGTCCGAAGTGTATGCCGCCGGCGAAGCGCACGTGGTGGCCGCCGATGGCCGCGCGCTGGCGCATGCGCTGCGCGTGGGCGGGAAAATCGAGCCGATTTTTGTCGAAGCGATCGCCGACATGCCGGCTGCCATCATGAACGTGGTGCGCGACGGCGACGTTGTCATCACCATGGGCGCCGGCTCGATCAGCGGCATTCCGAATAAACTGACTACCCCTGTGGAGGCATGA
- a CDS encoding D-alanine--D-alanine ligase, whose product MSMSEFNSGDAAALGKVGVLFGGRSAERDVSIMSGTGVLAALRSKGIDAHPFDTGQRGITELAAEEFDRVFIALHGRFGEDGTLQGALEQLGIPYTGSGVMACAIAMDKIYTKMIWLMHGLPTPRYAALGADTDLAQAVAQLGLPLIVKPPHEGSSMGITKVRAAAEFKAAYDVAAGFDEVVLAEEFVTGRELTVAVLGRGANARALPIVEIVAPDGNYDYQNKYFTDDTKYVCPAALDEATSAEVARLAVEAYRAVDCEGWGRVDVLLRASDNKPFLIEVNTSPGMTGHSLVPMAARALGISYEDLCVEIVRSARLKMAQGQG is encoded by the coding sequence ATGAGCATGAGCGAATTTAATTCCGGCGACGCGGCCGCACTGGGCAAGGTTGGCGTGCTGTTCGGCGGCCGCTCGGCCGAACGCGACGTATCGATCATGTCCGGCACCGGCGTGCTCGCGGCGTTGCGCAGCAAGGGCATCGACGCCCATCCGTTCGACACGGGCCAGCGCGGCATCACCGAACTGGCGGCCGAGGAATTCGACCGCGTGTTCATCGCGCTGCACGGCCGCTTCGGCGAAGACGGCACCCTGCAGGGCGCACTCGAACAGCTCGGCATTCCCTACACCGGCAGCGGCGTGATGGCGTGCGCGATCGCCATGGACAAGATCTACACCAAGATGATCTGGCTGATGCACGGCCTGCCGACCCCGCGCTACGCGGCCTTGGGCGCCGATACCGACCTGGCCCAGGCGGTGGCGCAGCTTGGCCTGCCGCTGATCGTCAAGCCGCCCCACGAAGGTTCGAGCATGGGCATCACCAAGGTGCGCGCCGCCGCCGAATTCAAGGCGGCCTACGACGTGGCGGCCGGCTTCGATGAAGTGGTGCTGGCCGAGGAATTCGTCACCGGGCGCGAACTGACGGTGGCGGTGCTGGGGCGCGGCGCCAATGCGCGCGCGCTGCCGATCGTCGAAATCGTGGCCCCGGACGGTAATTACGATTACCAGAACAAGTATTTTACGGACGATACCAAGTATGTATGTCCGGCGGCGTTGGACGAAGCGACCAGCGCGGAAGTGGCGCGCCTGGCGGTGGAAGCCTACCGCGCCGTCGATTGCGAAGGCTGGGGCAGGGTCGATGTTTTGCTGCGCGCCAGCGACAACAAGCCGTTCCTGATCGAGGTCAATACCTCGCCGGGCATGACCGGCCACTCGCTCGTGCCGATGGCGGCGCGCGCGCTGGGCATCAGCTACGAAGACCTGTGCGTCGAGATTGTTCGTTCGGCACGCTTGAAAATGGCCCAGGGCCAGGGTTAA
- a CDS encoding cell division protein FtsQ/DivIB, whose amino-acid sequence MWHDVRALNASASGLMAAVVIACLASAVWWLSQLPMFTLRTVRVDSVYGMELKHVNKLTLRAGVVGRIKGNFFTTNLEQVRTAFETVPWVRRAEVRREWPDQLIVEVEEHEALGTWGEDGRLLSVKGDVFTANLAEADEDHPLPELDGPEGSEKEVLARFLELRTLFAPVALVPEKLDLSSRYAWTVKLDNGMSVALGREQDKTTLKKRVQRLVGIYPQLASRLQDGIDTIDMRYQNGLALSAAALVLPSDPHKPVKAAVRKAVKPNSRSTSSKIKQRQ is encoded by the coding sequence ATGTGGCATGACGTACGAGCTTTGAATGCAAGCGCGAGCGGCCTGATGGCCGCGGTGGTGATCGCCTGCCTCGCGTCGGCCGTGTGGTGGTTGTCGCAGCTGCCGATGTTCACCCTGCGCACGGTGCGGGTCGACAGCGTGTATGGGATGGAACTGAAGCATGTGAACAAGCTGACCTTGCGCGCCGGCGTGGTGGGCCGCATCAAGGGTAATTTTTTCACGACCAACCTGGAACAGGTGCGCACCGCTTTCGAAACGGTACCCTGGGTCAGGCGGGCCGAGGTGCGGCGCGAATGGCCGGACCAGCTGATCGTGGAAGTCGAGGAGCACGAGGCGCTCGGCACCTGGGGCGAGGATGGGCGCCTGCTGTCGGTCAAGGGCGATGTGTTTACCGCCAACCTGGCCGAGGCGGACGAGGATCATCCGCTGCCGGAGCTCGATGGCCCGGAAGGCAGCGAGAAGGAAGTGCTGGCGCGGTTCCTGGAGTTGCGCACGCTGTTTGCGCCGGTCGCGCTGGTGCCGGAAAAGCTGGACCTGTCGAGCCGTTACGCGTGGACCGTGAAACTCGATAACGGCATGAGCGTGGCGCTGGGGCGGGAGCAGGACAAGACGACCTTGAAAAAGCGGGTGCAGCGGCTGGTGGGGATTTATCCGCAACTGGCCAGTCGCCTGCAGGACGGGATCGACACGATCGACATGCGGTATCAGAACGGCCTGGCGCTTTCCGCCGCCGCCCTGGTGCTGCCAAGCGATCCGCACAAGCCTGTGAAGGCGGCAGTAAGAAAAGCAGTAAAACCGAACAGCAGATCAACCAGCAGCAAGATAAAGCAAAGACAGTAG
- the ftsA gene encoding cell division protein FtsA, translating into MTKDAKNLIVGLDIGTSKVVAVVAEVMSDGRHEVIGLGQHESRGLKKGVVVNIEATVESIQRALEEAELMADCKIRNVYAGIAGSHIRSFNSSGMVAIKDKEVTATDVARVIETAKAVNIPTDQQLLHTVPQEFIVDSQEDVREPIGMSGIRLEVRVHIVTGAVSAVQNIVKCVRRCGLEVSDLILQPMASADAVLTLDEKELGVVLIDIGGGTTDIAVFSDGAIRHTAVIPIAGDQITNDIAMALRTPTSEAEEIKIRYGVAKQVLADPHESLEVPGLGDRGPRNLSRQALAAVIEPRVEELFAMVHQVVRESGYEGVLSSGIVLTGGTAIMPGMVEMAEDIFLKPARLGTPDYRGQLADVVRSPRYATVLGLLLEAKKQYLRGHIVTRQDGSVKAVWQRMKEWFLGNF; encoded by the coding sequence ATGACAAAAGACGCGAAAAACCTGATCGTCGGCCTCGATATCGGTACCTCGAAAGTGGTGGCCGTGGTGGCCGAGGTGATGTCCGACGGGCGCCACGAGGTGATCGGGCTGGGTCAGCACGAGTCGCGCGGACTGAAAAAAGGGGTGGTCGTCAATATCGAGGCGACCGTCGAATCGATCCAGCGCGCGCTCGAAGAAGCGGAGCTGATGGCCGACTGCAAAATCCGCAATGTGTACGCGGGCATCGCCGGCAGCCATATCCGCTCGTTCAATTCGAGCGGCATGGTCGCGATCAAGGACAAGGAAGTGACGGCCACCGACGTGGCGCGCGTGATCGAAACGGCCAAGGCGGTCAATATCCCGACCGACCAGCAGCTGCTGCACACGGTGCCGCAGGAATTCATCGTCGACAGCCAGGAAGACGTGCGCGAACCGATCGGCATGAGCGGCATCCGCCTGGAAGTGCGGGTGCATATCGTCACCGGTGCGGTATCAGCCGTGCAAAACATTGTAAAGTGCGTGCGCCGCTGCGGCCTTGAAGTGTCGGACCTGATTCTGCAGCCGATGGCGTCGGCCGACGCGGTGCTCACACTCGACGAGAAGGAACTGGGCGTGGTGCTGATCGACATTGGCGGGGGCACCACCGACATTGCGGTGTTCTCCGACGGCGCGATCCGGCACACGGCGGTCATCCCGATCGCCGGCGACCAGATCACCAATGACATCGCCATGGCGCTGCGCACGCCCACTTCCGAGGCCGAAGAGATCAAGATCCGCTATGGCGTGGCCAAGCAGGTGCTGGCCGACCCGCATGAGTCGCTCGAAGTGCCGGGGCTGGGCGACCGCGGTCCGCGCAACCTGTCGCGCCAGGCGCTGGCGGCGGTGATCGAGCCGAGGGTCGAAGAGTTGTTTGCGATGGTGCACCAGGTGGTGCGCGAGTCGGGCTACGAGGGCGTGCTCTCGTCGGGCATCGTGCTCACCGGCGGCACCGCGATCATGCCCGGCATGGTCGAAATGGCGGAAGATATCTTCCTCAAGCCGGCGCGCCTTGGCACGCCGGATTATCGCGGCCAGCTGGCCGACGTGGTGCGCAGTCCGCGCTACGCGACCGTGCTCGGGCTGCTGCTCGAAGCGAAGAAGCAGTATCTGCGCGGGCATATCGTCACACGCCAGGATGGCTCGGTGAAGGCGGTCTGGCAGCGCATGAAGGAATGGTTTTTAGGGAATTTTTAA
- the ftsZ gene encoding cell division protein FtsZ, translating into MEFDMVDNAALGTVIKVVGVGGAGGNAVQHMINKGVSGVEFIAANTDSQALAASSAHNIIQIGESGLGAGMKPTVGRQLAEESRARIEDALRGAHMVFIAAGMGGGTGTGAAPIVAEIAKSLGALTVAVVSKPFSYEGQKCMDVAESGLEELSQHVDSLIIILNEKLEEIYEDESMIEWMRHADDVLNNAVAGIAEIINVPGHINVDFNDVKTIMGEQGKAMMGTATASGVDRARIAAEQAVASPLLDGIDLSGARGVLVNVTASRGLKGKEIKEVMAAVRAFAAPDASIAQGIAYDDDMGDDIRVTVVATGLGKAKKAMQLVQQPMLRTGTHNGPMMSGGAGATVGVSMGAGAASGHAMEGMKQPAVWRREQASEQVQAMQRNGVETYDIPAFLRKQAD; encoded by the coding sequence ATGGAGTTTGATATGGTCGATAACGCAGCACTAGGAACCGTCATCAAGGTCGTCGGCGTCGGCGGAGCAGGTGGCAATGCGGTTCAGCACATGATCAACAAAGGTGTGTCGGGCGTTGAATTCATCGCGGCCAATACCGATTCGCAGGCACTGGCCGCGTCGAGCGCCCACAACATCATCCAGATCGGCGAGTCGGGCCTGGGCGCCGGCATGAAGCCGACCGTCGGCCGCCAGCTGGCCGAAGAATCGCGCGCGCGCATCGAAGACGCGCTGCGCGGCGCGCACATGGTCTTCATCGCGGCCGGCATGGGCGGCGGCACCGGTACCGGCGCAGCACCCATCGTGGCGGAAATCGCCAAGTCGCTCGGCGCGCTGACGGTGGCCGTGGTGTCGAAACCGTTCTCGTACGAAGGCCAGAAGTGCATGGACGTGGCCGAAAGCGGGCTCGAAGAATTGTCGCAGCACGTCGATTCGCTGATCATCATCCTCAACGAAAAGCTGGAAGAGATCTACGAAGACGAAAGCATGATCGAGTGGATGCGCCACGCCGATGATGTGCTCAACAACGCGGTGGCCGGTATCGCCGAGATCATCAACGTGCCGGGCCACATCAACGTCGACTTCAACGACGTCAAGACCATCATGGGCGAGCAGGGCAAGGCCATGATGGGCACCGCGACCGCCAGCGGCGTCGATCGCGCCCGTATCGCGGCCGAGCAGGCAGTCGCGTCGCCGCTGCTCGACGGGATCGACCTGTCGGGCGCGCGCGGGGTGCTGGTCAACGTGACCGCCAGCCGTGGTCTCAAGGGTAAAGAGATCAAGGAAGTCATGGCGGCGGTGCGCGCGTTCGCGGCGCCGGATGCATCGATCGCGCAGGGTATCGCGTACGACGACGACATGGGCGACGACATCCGCGTGACCGTGGTGGCGACCGGCCTGGGCAAGGCCAAGAAGGCCATGCAGCTGGTGCAGCAGCCGATGCTGCGCACCGGTACCCACAACGGTCCGATGATGTCGGGCGGCGCGGGTGCCACCGTGGGCGTGTCGATGGGTGCCGGCGCGGCCAGCGGCCATGCGATGGAAGGCATGAAGCAGCCAGCTGTGTGGCGCCGCGAGCAGGCCTCCGAGCAGGTGCAGGCGATGCAGCGCAATGGCGTGGAAACCTACGACATTCCGGCCTTCCTGCGCAAGCAAGCCGATTAA